From Synoicihabitans lomoniglobus, the proteins below share one genomic window:
- a CDS encoding permease, whose product MLSPIIAFSLFRPFEWAAQEFVQLIGLSPDSPWGAALAFFFYEIAKVSILIFAISWVMALVRRALPIEAMRRWLQTPIGRILGYPGAAAFGALTPFCSCSSVPLFIGFIEARLPIGIALAFLITSPLVNEIIVALFIASFGWKVAVIYMAAGMTLGVVGGWILQRLRAERWLTDFAQRKTARVSAPAAPIVVTAAASSGGCCGTGQSPPEPDTPGCDCETSTSCGDAQPPVESAIAFANHEARDIYVGVLPYLAIALLLGAGIHGFVPEHALAAWFATGRWWDVPAAVVFGFPLYASANAIVPVLETLVAKGVPLGTGMAFIMAAVGVSVPELIILKRVMTVRLMIAFSLTVSVGVVLVGFLFNFLS is encoded by the coding sequence ATGCTCTCTCCGATCATTGCTTTCTCCCTGTTCCGGCCGTTCGAGTGGGCGGCCCAAGAGTTCGTGCAACTCATCGGCCTGTCGCCGGACTCCCCCTGGGGCGCGGCCTTGGCATTTTTCTTCTACGAAATTGCCAAGGTCAGCATCCTGATTTTCGCCATTTCCTGGGTCATGGCGCTCGTGCGTCGCGCGCTGCCGATCGAGGCCATGCGCCGTTGGTTGCAGACGCCGATCGGTCGCATTCTCGGCTATCCCGGCGCGGCGGCGTTTGGCGCGCTCACTCCGTTTTGCTCCTGTTCATCGGTGCCGCTGTTCATCGGCTTCATCGAGGCGCGCCTGCCCATCGGCATCGCCCTCGCTTTTCTGATCACCTCACCGCTGGTCAACGAGATCATCGTGGCGCTGTTCATCGCGAGTTTCGGGTGGAAGGTGGCCGTCATCTACATGGCCGCGGGCATGACTTTGGGCGTGGTCGGCGGCTGGATTTTGCAACGACTGCGCGCCGAACGCTGGCTCACCGATTTCGCCCAGCGCAAAACCGCCAGAGTCAGCGCGCCCGCCGCCCCCATCGTCGTCACGGCGGCAGCCAGCAGCGGCGGATGTTGTGGCACGGGCCAATCACCGCCCGAACCGGACACCCCGGGTTGCGATTGCGAAACCTCAACCTCGTGCGGCGATGCTCAACCACCCGTGGAGTCGGCCATCGCCTTCGCCAACCACGAGGCCCGTGACATCTATGTCGGCGTGCTCCCCTACCTCGCCATCGCACTGCTTCTCGGCGCCGGCATTCACGGCTTCGTGCCCGAACACGCCCTCGCCGCGTGGTTTGCCACCGGACGTTGGTGGGACGTGCCCGCCGCCGTCGTTTTTGGATTTCCTCTCTATGCCAGTGCCAATGCCATCGTGCCGGTGCTCGAAACCCTCGTCGCCAAAGGCGTGCCCCTCGGCACCGGCATGGCGTTCATCATGGCGGCCGTGGGCGTGTCCGTGCCCGAGCTCATCATCCTCAAACGGGTTATGACCGTCCGTCTGATGATCGCCTTTTCCCTCACGGTCAGCGTCGGCGTGGTGCTCGTCGGCTTCCTGTTCAATTTCCTCTCCTAA
- a CDS encoding DUF5069 domain-containing protein yields MIPLISSGTAGPLGVLHLPRLWLKTLLSAVDQLPPGYKDIRVGFDFMVLEGLKIDPDAARSFIVNERPSYLGFEAWIKAQPGVDLTPANIAEVNAVVTTREKSDRARAEILATIGLPDDGTIKDSILLNALDDWHAVHAELTS; encoded by the coding sequence ATGATTCCTCTCATCAGCTCCGGCACCGCCGGTCCTCTCGGCGTGCTGCACCTGCCCCGCCTGTGGCTCAAAACCCTGCTCAGCGCCGTCGACCAACTACCGCCCGGCTACAAGGACATCCGCGTCGGATTCGATTTCATGGTCCTCGAAGGACTCAAGATCGACCCCGACGCCGCCCGGTCGTTCATCGTCAACGAACGTCCCTCCTATCTCGGGTTCGAAGCGTGGATCAAAGCCCAACCCGGCGTCGATCTCACGCCCGCCAACATTGCCGAGGTCAATGCCGTGGTGACCACCCGCGAAAAGAGTGACCGCGCTCGGGCCGAGATTCTGGCCACTATCGGTCTACCCGACGACGGCACAATAAAAGACTCCATCCTGCTCAACGCCCTCGACGATTGGCACGCCGTCCACGCCGAGCTGACGAGCTGA
- a CDS encoding PIG-L deacetylase family protein, with the protein MLPLLVTPEFPLRWRPLAVVLMFTLSAFGLVAARPQFDAASDYGYSFVGTGAQLFEAELTADAMTWPTGLSAPGSAWLEVKVVASDEGAPEIVLRGVGREVRHVFEVGARGRRFLDVSPFLTRDQKPAQLEVETSGLEIEAGRATIFWYPNPRLVRAKVMVVAPHPDDAEIAAFGIYQQTQADVITVTAGDAGGENFAVLYPDAGEHFRVKGWIRTWDSISVPFYGGVLPGKARNLGFYDATLARMHAAPAETVPPLVAEIPESGYYRGFNTDAALRERPLDPTWQGLVADLLWELRRVQPTVIVAPHPLLDNHADHQFTTIALIDALEQWGGRCELLLYTNHNREEEAWPLGDRDAHTGLPSWTEGDLFFDRIYSHALSPEDQRRKLIALEAMHDLRDFEISYDGVARDAAASERMERYSYFRRGPRPNELFFVLSSKRAPALRDAFLATLERTPSP; encoded by the coding sequence ATGTTGCCTCTGCTCGTTACCCCCGAGTTCCCTCTCCGATGGCGCCCGTTGGCCGTCGTTCTGATGTTTACCTTGAGTGCGTTCGGGCTGGTCGCGGCCCGTCCGCAATTCGACGCTGCGTCGGACTACGGTTACAGCTTCGTGGGCACGGGGGCGCAGCTTTTTGAGGCGGAACTCACGGCCGACGCCATGACTTGGCCCACCGGATTGTCGGCGCCCGGCTCCGCGTGGTTGGAGGTCAAGGTGGTCGCGTCGGACGAGGGGGCACCGGAGATTGTGCTCCGCGGGGTCGGGCGCGAAGTGCGGCACGTGTTTGAGGTGGGCGCGCGCGGGCGGCGTTTTCTGGATGTATCGCCGTTTCTAACCAGGGACCAGAAGCCCGCGCAGCTCGAAGTGGAGACGTCGGGACTCGAAATCGAAGCCGGGCGGGCGACGATTTTTTGGTATCCCAATCCCCGTCTGGTTCGCGCGAAGGTAATGGTGGTGGCGCCGCATCCGGACGATGCCGAGATCGCGGCCTTTGGCATTTATCAGCAGACGCAGGCGGACGTCATCACGGTCACGGCGGGCGATGCGGGCGGGGAAAACTTCGCGGTCTTGTATCCCGACGCAGGCGAGCATTTTCGGGTGAAGGGGTGGATCCGCACCTGGGACAGTATCAGTGTGCCCTTTTACGGTGGGGTGCTGCCCGGCAAGGCGCGCAACCTGGGATTTTACGATGCGACTTTGGCGCGCATGCACGCGGCTCCAGCGGAGACTGTGCCGCCGCTTGTGGCCGAGATTCCCGAGTCGGGTTACTACCGCGGATTCAACACGGACGCGGCCCTGCGGGAGCGGCCGTTGGATCCGACTTGGCAGGGACTGGTGGCCGACCTGTTGTGGGAGTTGCGGCGGGTGCAACCGACCGTGATTGTCGCGCCGCATCCGCTGTTGGACAATCACGCCGATCACCAATTCACGACGATTGCCTTGATTGATGCGCTGGAGCAGTGGGGCGGACGGTGTGAACTCCTCCTGTATACGAATCACAACCGGGAAGAAGAAGCGTGGCCGCTGGGCGATCGTGACGCCCATACTGGACTGCCGTCGTGGACCGAGGGGGACCTGTTTTTTGATCGCATTTATTCGCATGCGCTTTCGCCGGAGGATCAGCGGCGCAAGCTGATCGCGTTGGAAGCGATGCATGATTTGCGCGACTTCGAGATCAGTTACGATGGGGTCGCGCGCGACGCGGCGGCGTCCGAGCGGATGGAGCGTTACAGTTATTTCCGGCGAGGCCCGCGGCCCAACGAATTGTTTTTTGTGCTGAGCAGTAAACGTGCTCCAGCGCTGCGCGACGCGTTCCTCGCCACGTTGGAGCGCACCCCATCGCCCTGA
- a CDS encoding ArsR/SmtB family transcription factor translates to MTVLTSISEASLVLPARLITALADPARLRILNLIRHGGEVCNCQIGPVTGYIPSKISRHLTLLKQAGLLTERREGTFIHYQLARHADAINRQLLTLLDAIATADPCLQADRASLDAHRCC, encoded by the coding sequence ATGACCGTATTAACCTCCATTTCTGAAGCGTCACTCGTCCTGCCCGCCCGCCTCATTACTGCGCTCGCCGACCCCGCCCGTCTGCGCATTCTCAATCTCATCCGGCACGGCGGTGAGGTCTGCAACTGCCAGATCGGACCGGTCACAGGTTACATTCCGTCGAAGATTTCCCGCCATCTGACGTTGTTAAAACAAGCCGGACTGCTCACGGAGCGACGCGAGGGCACGTTCATCCACTATCAACTCGCGCGCCACGCTGATGCCATTAACCGCCAGCTGCTGACTTTGCTCGATGCCATCGCCACCGCAGACCCCTGTTTGCAAGCCGATCGCGCGAGTCTCGATGCGCACCGCTGCTGCTGA
- a CDS encoding GMC oxidoreductase — translation MPTITSSKTKPEYDVIVVGSGAGGGQTAYTLAMEGVKVLMLEAGRDYDPVTETPMFQTGHKSPLRGSSTPDKPFGFFDATIDGGWTSPGEPYVRASPGRENQFMWWRTRMMGGRTNHWGRLSFRNGPYDFKPYSRDGLGFDWPLGYDDLEPYYEKVELLIGVYGDNDGLENTPNSKPGTLMPAPKPRVGERLVQQRAGRLGVPVVAGHRAVLTQRQDATNIPPKLHPNNPKAQRVLRDAMNARAACFWATSCGRGCSIKANYQSTTVHLPPALATGNLDIVANAMVREVIIGESGRAEGVLYIDKTTGMEHRVKARAVVLAASAASTVRIMLNSKSKQFPQGVANSTGLVGKYLMDTVGASVGGQTPLLENLPPLNEDGAGGLHVYSPWWQYKEQLAGKLDFARGYHIEIGSAKGMPNVGTGAGLDRFNGGGSWGGKFKEDVRRYHGSFVHMAGRGEMIPNEGSYCEIDPKVQDKWGIPVLRFYWEWSDHELNQVAHMQRTFSAIVEECGGKVLYGSPDVPRREAIKAGGEIIHEVGGAIMGEDRRKSVTNQWGATWDVPNLYLTDGAPFPSNADKNPTLTIMALAWRSADHLLGELAKGNI, via the coding sequence ATGCCGACCATCACCAGCAGCAAAACCAAACCGGAATATGATGTGATCGTGGTCGGCTCCGGGGCCGGCGGCGGTCAGACCGCCTACACGCTCGCCATGGAAGGGGTGAAGGTGCTCATGCTCGAGGCCGGGCGGGACTACGATCCGGTCACCGAGACGCCCATGTTTCAAACCGGACACAAGTCGCCGCTGCGTGGGTCCAGCACGCCGGACAAACCGTTTGGATTTTTCGATGCCACCATCGACGGCGGTTGGACCTCTCCGGGCGAGCCGTATGTGCGCGCCAGCCCCGGTCGCGAAAATCAATTCATGTGGTGGCGGACGCGGATGATGGGCGGTCGCACCAATCACTGGGGACGGCTTTCCTTTCGCAACGGTCCCTACGATTTCAAACCCTACTCGCGCGACGGTCTCGGATTCGACTGGCCGCTCGGCTACGACGACCTCGAACCCTACTACGAAAAGGTTGAGCTCCTGATTGGCGTTTACGGGGATAACGACGGGCTCGAAAACACGCCCAATTCCAAACCCGGCACGTTGATGCCGGCGCCGAAACCCCGCGTGGGTGAGCGCCTCGTGCAACAGCGCGCCGGTCGACTCGGCGTGCCCGTGGTCGCGGGCCATCGGGCCGTGCTGACGCAGCGGCAGGATGCGACCAACATCCCACCGAAACTGCATCCCAACAACCCCAAGGCGCAGCGCGTCTTGCGTGACGCCATGAATGCGCGCGCCGCCTGTTTTTGGGCGACCAGTTGCGGACGCGGTTGTTCGATCAAAGCCAATTACCAGTCGACGACGGTGCACCTGCCACCGGCGCTCGCGACGGGCAATCTCGACATCGTGGCCAACGCCATGGTGCGAGAGGTGATCATCGGCGAAAGCGGCCGGGCGGAGGGCGTCCTCTACATCGACAAAACCACCGGCATGGAGCACCGCGTCAAAGCACGGGCGGTGGTGCTGGCGGCGAGTGCGGCCTCGACCGTGCGCATCATGCTCAATTCCAAATCGAAGCAGTTCCCGCAGGGCGTGGCGAATTCGACGGGTTTGGTGGGTAAGTATTTAATGGATACGGTGGGGGCCTCCGTCGGCGGCCAGACACCGTTGCTGGAAAACCTGCCCCCGCTCAACGAAGACGGCGCGGGCGGACTGCACGTTTATTCACCGTGGTGGCAGTATAAGGAACAACTGGCCGGCAAGCTCGACTTTGCCCGGGGCTACCACATCGAAATCGGATCGGCCAAAGGCATGCCCAATGTCGGCACCGGCGCGGGCCTCGACCGGTTCAACGGCGGTGGCAGTTGGGGCGGAAAATTCAAAGAAGACGTGCGCCGTTACCATGGCTCTTTCGTGCACATGGCCGGTCGCGGCGAGATGATTCCCAACGAAGGTTCCTACTGTGAAATCGACCCCAAGGTGCAGGACAAGTGGGGCATCCCGGTGCTGCGTTTTTATTGGGAATGGTCGGACCACGAACTCAATCAAGTGGCACACATGCAGCGCACGTTCTCCGCCATCGTCGAGGAGTGTGGGGGCAAAGTGCTCTACGGCAGTCCCGACGTGCCGCGGCGGGAGGCCATTAAGGCCGGCGGCGAAATCATTCACGAAGTCGGCGGCGCGATCATGGGCGAGGACCGCCGGAAATCGGTGACCAATCAATGGGGAGCCACGTGGGATGTGCCCAATCTCTACCTGACTGACGGCGCGCCGTTCCCGTCCAACGCCGACAAAAACCCGACCCTCACCATCATGGCCCTCGCCTGGCGCTCCGCCGACCACCTCCTCGGCGAACTGGCCAAGGGCAATATCTGA
- a CDS encoding TolC family protein: MRAFTFILIGAAVATTPTLAAESPWTLTSALAEARAHSPEATMAAARIERAQAFIDQANAGRLPQLSLRAGYTQTNNPMMAFGSILNQGAFTNTIDFNAPGQVDNFNLTGTATYALYNGGRTNAAIAGARAAATASAHDQATAFARLDVAVLRAYFNIRSGREGLAALDAAVTALEASHRIATLRFEAGQLLKTELLNLDVQLAQTREQQLAGRQQVELAERQFLYLLGRRPTGPVTLAPTDPAITALSAPADAEPASRPELDAMAARLDAANENLDASRADARPSVRAFASYQLDHGWRLDGSGDSWMTGLQAEWNLFDGKATAGRIRAARAQLTEAEAATRQLELAVQLELEQTRLAHDLAVAQLEVTATLVAQAEEAATISRARFEAGSLLSAELIGVETRLTSTRVRRAVAAATERIAVAELRRAAGLPLLP; encoded by the coding sequence ATGCGCGCTTTCACGTTCATCCTCATCGGAGCGGCCGTCGCCACCACACCCACCTTGGCCGCCGAATCACCGTGGACACTCACATCCGCTCTCGCCGAGGCCCGTGCGCATAGTCCGGAGGCGACCATGGCCGCCGCCCGGATCGAACGCGCCCAAGCGTTCATCGACCAAGCCAACGCGGGCCGCCTGCCCCAGCTTTCCCTCCGCGCCGGCTACACCCAAACCAACAACCCGATGATGGCTTTCGGCTCCATCCTCAACCAGGGCGCGTTCACCAATACCATCGATTTCAACGCCCCCGGCCAGGTCGACAATTTCAACCTCACCGGCACCGCCACCTACGCGCTCTACAACGGGGGCCGCACCAACGCCGCCATCGCCGGTGCCCGCGCCGCCGCCACCGCATCCGCTCACGATCAAGCGACCGCTTTTGCCCGGCTCGATGTCGCCGTGCTGCGCGCCTATTTCAACATCCGCTCCGGCCGCGAGGGGCTGGCCGCCCTCGACGCCGCCGTGACCGCGCTGGAAGCATCGCACCGCATCGCGACCCTTCGCTTTGAAGCCGGCCAACTCCTCAAGACCGAGCTGCTCAACCTCGACGTGCAACTCGCCCAAACCCGCGAGCAACAGCTCGCCGGACGCCAACAGGTGGAACTCGCCGAACGCCAATTCCTCTATCTCCTCGGTCGCCGCCCCACCGGTCCCGTCACCCTCGCTCCGACCGATCCCGCCATCACCGCGCTCTCTGCTCCCGCCGACGCCGAGCCGGCCTCCCGCCCGGAGCTCGACGCCATGGCCGCCCGCCTCGATGCCGCCAACGAAAACCTCGATGCCTCCCGCGCCGACGCCCGTCCCTCCGTCCGCGCTTTCGCTTCCTACCAACTCGATCATGGCTGGCGTCTCGACGGCAGTGGCGACAGCTGGATGACCGGCCTTCAAGCCGAGTGGAATCTCTTCGACGGCAAGGCCACCGCCGGTCGTATCCGCGCCGCCCGCGCCCAACTCACCGAAGCCGAGGCCGCCACGCGCCAACTCGAACTGGCGGTGCAACTCGAGCTCGAACAAACTCGCCTCGCCCACGATCTCGCCGTCGCCCAACTCGAGGTCACCGCCACCCTCGTCGCCCAAGCCGAGGAAGCCGCGACCATTTCCCGCGCCCGCTTCGAAGCGGGTTCGCTGCTTTCCGCCGAGCTCATCGGCGTCGAAACCCGTCTCACTTCCACCCGCGTGCGTCGCGCCGTGGCCGCCGCCACCGAACGCATCGCCGTCGCCGAGCTCCGCCGCGCCGCCGGCCTCCCCCTTTTGCCCTGA
- a CDS encoding TA system VapC family ribonuclease toxin — MAEIDLPDLNLWLALIDSDHEHHIRARRYWEQEASHDIAFCRATMLGLLRLLTNSRVMRAAPFTALEAWDAYHTFAALPEVCFIEDSLAAESQFQLWSRRADFPAHLWTDGWIAAVASSGGARVVSFDSDFSSFPHLDFLHLRP; from the coding sequence ATGGCCGAGATTGATCTCCCTGATCTCAATCTGTGGCTGGCCTTGATTGATTCGGACCACGAGCACCACATCCGCGCTCGCCGTTATTGGGAGCAGGAGGCCTCCCACGACATCGCCTTTTGCCGTGCGACCATGCTCGGCCTTCTACGCTTGCTCACCAATTCCCGCGTGATGCGCGCCGCGCCGTTCACCGCTCTCGAGGCATGGGACGCCTACCATACCTTCGCCGCGCTGCCCGAGGTTTGCTTCATCGAGGATTCTCTCGCCGCCGAGAGTCAGTTTCAACTTTGGAGCCGTCGCGCGGATTTCCCCGCCCATCTTTGGACGGACGGATGGATCGCCGCCGTCGCCTCATCGGGCGGTGCCCGCGTTGTCTCCTTCGACTCCGATTTCTCGAGCTTTCCTCACCTCGATTTCCTGCACCTGCGTCCTTGA
- a CDS encoding YgaP family membrane protein — protein sequence MKTESFIRIFAGVFTLISVALAHFVSPWWLLFTCFIGLNLIQSALTGFCPPTFVLNKLGWIRADGTIAWGGDKQVS from the coding sequence ATGAAAACCGAGTCCTTCATCCGCATCTTCGCCGGCGTCTTCACCCTGATCAGTGTGGCCCTCGCCCACTTCGTCAGTCCGTGGTGGTTGCTCTTCACCTGTTTCATCGGGCTCAACCTCATCCAATCCGCCCTCACCGGCTTCTGCCCGCCGACCTTCGTTTTAAACAAACTCGGTTGGATTCGCGCCGACGGCACCATCGCGTGGGGTGGCGACAAGCAGGTTTCCTGA
- a CDS encoding MOSC domain-containing protein — translation MQLLHIYVSPGHNYFGHHGKPAGQHPTSEVEAVECVAGSGLRGDRFFDFKDDYKGQVTFFAAEVFEAMCARLAVFDRSPAVLRRNIITQGVDLNTLIGTEFEVQGIRFRGVTECTPCYWMDQAFGPGAEAFLKGRGGLRAKILTSGTLCRNAIAAAPAGV, via the coding sequence GTGCAGTTGCTTCATATTTACGTTTCTCCCGGCCACAATTACTTCGGCCACCACGGTAAGCCCGCCGGTCAGCATCCGACGTCCGAAGTCGAGGCGGTGGAGTGTGTCGCTGGCAGCGGTCTGCGCGGCGATCGCTTCTTCGATTTCAAGGACGACTACAAGGGGCAGGTCACCTTCTTTGCCGCCGAAGTGTTTGAGGCCATGTGCGCCCGCCTCGCCGTCTTTGACCGGTCCCCCGCCGTGCTGCGCCGCAATATCATCACCCAGGGCGTCGATCTCAACACCCTCATCGGCACCGAATTCGAGGTGCAGGGCATTCGTTTCCGCGGGGTGACCGAATGCACGCCGTGCTACTGGATGGACCAAGCCTTCGGCCCCGGAGCGGAGGCGTTCCTCAAAGGTCGCGGTGGCTTACGCGCTAAGATTCTCACCAGCGGCACCCTGTGCCGAAACGCCATAGCCGCAGCCCCCGCCGGCGTCTAA
- a CDS encoding ArsR/SmtB family transcription factor: MGSKPRNLSEEALEQIARRFAVLSEPMRLRLIHSLFDGEKPVNTLVELSAGTQANVSRHLQHLANAGILKRRKEGLQVFYSIADASIFQLCELVCGSLEQEHTKRAAAFGR, from the coding sequence ATGGGCTCAAAGCCGCGTAATTTATCCGAAGAAGCGTTGGAGCAAATCGCTCGGCGCTTCGCCGTCTTGTCGGAACCGATGCGGTTGCGGCTCATTCATTCCCTGTTCGATGGCGAGAAGCCGGTGAACACGCTGGTGGAGCTAAGCGCAGGCACGCAGGCCAACGTGTCGCGTCATCTGCAACACCTCGCAAACGCGGGTATTTTGAAGCGCCGCAAGGAAGGGTTGCAGGTATTCTACTCGATCGCCGATGCGTCGATCTTCCAGCTGTGCGAACTCGTCTGCGGCAGCTTGGAACAGGAACACACCAAGCGCGCGGCGGCGTTCGGCCGCTGA
- a CDS encoding DUF6428 family protein — MNTTTALLAALRNHPDAALHIILPDDDVVPAHFHVTEIGRVQKDFIDCGGTPRTQVHCQLQLLVANDTDHRLTAGKLAKIFDASAAILRGDELPIVIEHEDCRTIAFPLRDLTATDEQITFRLDLPHPACLAADACGLSPEEAGVAPAGGSCCTPGSGCC, encoded by the coding sequence ATGAATACTACTACAGCCCTCCTCGCCGCCCTTCGCAATCACCCCGACGCCGCGCTTCACATCATCCTACCCGACGACGATGTCGTCCCGGCCCACTTCCATGTGACCGAGATCGGTCGCGTGCAGAAAGACTTCATTGACTGCGGCGGCACCCCGCGCACCCAGGTGCATTGTCAGCTGCAACTCCTGGTCGCCAACGACACCGATCATCGCCTTACCGCGGGCAAACTCGCCAAAATTTTTGACGCCAGCGCCGCCATCCTGCGCGGCGACGAGCTCCCGATCGTGATCGAGCACGAGGATTGCCGCACCATCGCCTTTCCGCTCCGCGACCTCACCGCGACCGATGAACAAATTACGTTCCGCCTCGATCTGCCGCACCCCGCGTGCCTCGCCGCCGATGCCTGCGGCTTGAGCCCGGAGGAAGCGGGTGTCGCTCCCGCCGGTGGTAGCTGCTGCACCCCCGGTTCCGGCTGCTGCTAA
- a CDS encoding efflux RND transporter periplasmic adaptor subunit: MHRPSPILTTIGVIAALLMLSACSKPASTAANAPALPAMEVEVATVTATTDHQERHLPGTVQAVARATVSAQTMGTVDRAPIAIGQTVTAGQTLVTLSATELNARVAQARAALDQATRDHQREADLLTRGASTAETVRALEDQRRMVAAALDAVSAQLAHTTVVAPFDGVITQRLVESGDFAAPGTPLFTIEGSDLEVEVAVPESLRSLTVGDPVTVEADFVPYAGTVREASPAANAATRSRLVRILINAAAPLRAGQFVRVRWPDTTVPTLTIPASAVTTFGQMQRVFVVADGHAVLRLVKTGHTTEGVTTVLAGLNAGETVVINPPAPLRDGQSLQISR; the protein is encoded by the coding sequence ATGCACCGACCCTCTCCCATTTTAACCACCATCGGCGTCATCGCCGCGCTCTTGATGCTGAGCGCCTGCAGCAAACCCGCATCGACCGCCGCCAACGCCCCCGCCTTGCCCGCGATGGAGGTCGAGGTCGCCACCGTCACTGCCACCACCGATCATCAGGAGCGTCATCTCCCCGGCACCGTGCAAGCCGTCGCGCGCGCCACCGTTTCCGCCCAAACCATGGGCACCGTCGACCGCGCCCCGATCGCCATCGGCCAGACCGTCACCGCCGGACAGACCCTCGTCACACTCTCCGCCACCGAGCTCAACGCCCGCGTCGCTCAGGCCCGCGCCGCCCTCGACCAGGCCACCCGCGACCATCAACGCGAAGCTGACCTGCTCACCCGCGGTGCCTCCACCGCCGAAACCGTGCGTGCGCTCGAGGATCAGCGTCGCATGGTCGCCGCCGCTCTCGACGCCGTCTCCGCGCAACTCGCCCACACCACCGTCGTCGCTCCCTTCGACGGCGTGATCACGCAACGCTTGGTCGAGTCCGGCGACTTCGCTGCTCCCGGCACCCCGTTGTTCACCATCGAGGGCTCCGACCTCGAGGTCGAAGTGGCGGTCCCCGAATCCCTGCGATCCCTAACCGTCGGCGATCCCGTCACCGTCGAAGCCGACTTCGTCCCCTACGCCGGCACCGTCCGCGAAGCTTCCCCCGCCGCCAACGCCGCAACGCGTTCGCGGCTGGTGCGTATTTTGATCAACGCAGCCGCGCCATTGCGCGCCGGGCAATTCGTGCGCGTGCGCTGGCCCGATACCACCGTGCCCACCCTCACCATCCCGGCCAGCGCCGTCACCACCTTCGGCCAGATGCAACGCGTGTTCGTCGTCGCCGACGGTCACGCCGTGCTGCGCCTCGTCAAGACCGGCCACACCACCGAAGGCGTCACCACCGTGCTCGCCGGACTCAACGCCGGTGAAACCGTCGTGATCAACCCACCCGCTCCGTTGCGTGACGGACAATCGCTGCAGATTTCCCGATGA
- a CDS encoding sugar phosphate isomerase/epimerase family protein, translated as MTFRSRLLLAIAALAVASTAPAHPHEDSAPLSEQIGLQLYSVRGSFLQDPFAAMDMVAGYGITEVETAGTARMTPGQFRAELEKRGLKAVSSHVQYNALKEDFAAVLNEVKTLGVGYAILPWIPHEGDFDAEDVATSIALFNKWGDAFHAAGIKFGYHPHGYEFGAGKLAGDTPFDELVAGTAGHHVYFEMDVFWVVHGGADPVTLLNKYPNRWMGLHVKDIRKGAATGFANGGAPKEDKVIVGTGQVDWPELIAVAKSHGVQHFFIEDESPDPLANIPQSIAYLNGLDL; from the coding sequence ATGACGTTTCGTTCTCGTCTTTTGCTCGCTATCGCCGCGTTGGCGGTGGCTTCAACCGCTCCCGCTCATCCCCACGAAGATTCGGCACCGCTCTCCGAGCAGATTGGTCTGCAACTTTACAGTGTGCGGGGGAGTTTTCTCCAGGATCCGTTTGCGGCCATGGATATGGTCGCCGGCTACGGTATTACCGAAGTCGAGACCGCCGGCACCGCACGGATGACGCCAGGGCAGTTTCGCGCCGAGCTCGAAAAACGTGGTCTCAAAGCGGTCAGTTCCCACGTGCAATACAATGCGCTAAAGGAGGACTTCGCGGCGGTGCTCAACGAGGTCAAAACTCTCGGCGTGGGTTACGCCATTCTGCCATGGATTCCGCACGAAGGCGATTTTGACGCCGAGGACGTCGCCACCTCGATCGCGCTTTTCAACAAATGGGGGGATGCGTTTCACGCCGCCGGCATCAAGTTCGGTTATCATCCGCATGGCTACGAATTCGGTGCGGGCAAACTCGCCGGTGATACGCCGTTCGACGAACTCGTGGCTGGCACCGCCGGTCATCACGTTTACTTCGAAATGGACGTCTTCTGGGTCGTGCACGGCGGCGCTGATCCCGTGACCCTGCTCAACAAATATCCCAACCGCTGGATGGGCCTGCACGTGAAGGACATTCGCAAGGGAGCCGCCACCGGCTTCGCCAATGGTGGCGCGCCCAAGGAGGACAAAGTGATCGTCGGCACGGGCCAAGTCGACTGGCCGGAACTCATCGCCGTGGCGAAATCGCACGGGGTGCAGCACTTCTTCATCGAGGATGAATCGCCCGATCCGCTCGCCAATATTCCGCAGAGCATTGCCTACCTGAACGGCCTCGATCTCTGA